In Vibrio lentus, a single genomic region encodes these proteins:
- a CDS encoding sulfite exporter TauE/SafE family protein has translation MEMIEPTMLVVLALVAFAAGFIDAVAGGGGMLTVPALLSLGLPPHIALGTNKLAATFASSTAAVTYYRKKLFKPECWINAFISTLIGATIGTLAVDAISTEWLEKVLPLVILAAAVYTIFHKTPDVSHNVSPKPCPVLKKKQKYQGFILGFYDGVAGPGTGAFWTVSSMALYRLNILLASGLSKAMNFTSNFTSLVTFAILGHIDWVLGLTMGVCLMAGAFVGAHSAIRFGATFIRPVFVTVVSVLAIKLAYEAWFVNL, from the coding sequence ATGGAAATGATTGAACCAACCATGTTGGTTGTACTTGCTTTGGTTGCATTTGCAGCCGGCTTTATTGATGCGGTGGCTGGCGGTGGCGGAATGCTAACAGTCCCTGCTTTGTTATCACTAGGCCTGCCGCCACACATTGCGCTTGGTACGAATAAACTTGCTGCGACCTTTGCTTCATCAACAGCCGCTGTCACTTATTATCGTAAAAAATTGTTTAAACCTGAATGTTGGATAAACGCATTCATCTCGACATTAATTGGCGCAACCATAGGCACCCTTGCAGTCGATGCTATTAGCACTGAATGGCTAGAGAAAGTGTTGCCACTAGTCATTTTGGCTGCTGCTGTCTATACCATTTTCCACAAGACTCCGGATGTCAGCCACAATGTGTCTCCTAAGCCTTGCCCTGTTCTTAAGAAAAAACAAAAGTACCAAGGGTTCATACTGGGGTTTTATGATGGTGTAGCTGGCCCAGGTACTGGCGCTTTTTGGACAGTTAGCTCTATGGCCCTTTATCGTCTAAATATCTTGCTTGCCTCTGGCCTATCAAAAGCAATGAACTTCACCAGTAACTTCACCTCTCTAGTTACTTTTGCAATTCTAGGGCATATCGATTGGGTACTTGGTTTAACCATGGGTGTATGCTTAATGGCAGGTGCATTCGTAGGGGCACACTCAGCCATTCGTTTTGGCGCTACTTTTATAAGGCCTGTGTTTGTAACCGTTGTTAGCGTTCTTGCTATTAAACTGGCTTACGAAGCGTGGTTTGTAAACTTATAG
- a CDS encoding methyl-accepting chemotaxis protein, protein MRSLSVQWKITLLAGCCLIITSLSLIGFSIYNATSNQQVIKSQSSESVINKTQQLLASVSQLNAQETQRYVDEAIYRAEMLASSAQFLKNNADENFTPSEELRTALDEMVRRSVLNFDSIQGAYLVFKPDLLDGEDANYVDADYVGSNEKGRFAPYWKVADNGENVLSNVLSESILSDDSNSERFYCPLSSGQTCISTPRVVNSGGKALLTSSISVPILVDDMAIGFLGIDLRLDGLTNVVTQSDQSLFDGAGAVYVVSLDGSVIASDDSSIAVGSSFQSDNTNSDLMTDFIFGGEVTTQWSDNGEWLLAFAPVIAANQTWGVLFEIPRDSVVADASRLDSIISAKLSEGIQTEVIAGIIFIVFGLAIIAFASLSIVRPIRQVVERLNDIASGEGDLTQRLEVKSQDEIGQLSKGFNQFLDKLQHTIKEVIQTTEQVANTTSQAKSSASSTRESSESQFKEVDLVATAAEEMTQTSGLVVQNAEIAVDAACEANRSAQQGQEVIELSAGEMRKLVDRMSSAVPIVEELAKNNGNITEILSVIEGISEQTNLLALNAAIEAARAGEQGRGFAVVADEVRNLASRTQSSVGEIRAVIDKVHAGTQDVVEAIQEGNILANDTALHVQKAVEDLGSIFTSIEAISDMNSQIVRAAEEQQSVSGEVNQSVVNIRDLSAKILEQAAASEQVGSEIDQLSQQQKKLVNQFKV, encoded by the coding sequence ATGCGCTCTCTATCGGTACAGTGGAAAATCACCCTCTTAGCAGGTTGTTGCCTAATCATTACTTCACTGTCTCTTATTGGTTTCTCGATCTACAACGCGACGAGTAATCAACAAGTCATCAAATCTCAAAGTTCAGAATCAGTTATCAATAAAACTCAGCAATTGCTCGCGTCTGTTTCTCAGCTCAATGCTCAAGAAACTCAACGCTATGTCGATGAAGCCATCTACCGCGCAGAAATGCTGGCTTCTAGTGCTCAGTTTCTAAAAAACAATGCAGATGAGAACTTTACGCCAAGTGAAGAACTTCGTACTGCATTAGATGAAATGGTACGTCGCTCAGTTTTAAACTTTGATTCGATCCAAGGGGCGTACTTAGTCTTTAAGCCAGATTTACTTGATGGTGAAGATGCGAACTATGTCGATGCTGATTATGTTGGATCTAACGAAAAAGGCCGCTTTGCGCCTTACTGGAAGGTTGCCGATAACGGCGAGAATGTCCTGTCGAATGTGCTTTCAGAATCGATATTAAGCGATGATAGTAATAGTGAACGGTTTTATTGTCCTCTGTCTTCAGGGCAAACCTGTATCAGTACTCCGCGAGTAGTAAATAGTGGTGGTAAAGCATTACTTACGTCTTCAATATCTGTACCTATTTTAGTCGATGATATGGCGATTGGTTTCTTAGGTATCGACTTAAGACTCGATGGCTTAACCAATGTGGTAACTCAATCTGATCAAAGCTTGTTTGATGGCGCAGGTGCCGTTTATGTGGTTAGCCTAGACGGATCGGTTATCGCTTCTGATGATTCAAGCATTGCTGTTGGTTCAAGCTTTCAAAGTGACAATACAAACAGTGACTTGATGACCGACTTTATTTTCGGCGGTGAAGTGACAACGCAATGGAGTGATAATGGTGAGTGGTTACTCGCATTTGCTCCAGTTATCGCTGCTAACCAGACTTGGGGGGTGCTTTTTGAGATCCCTAGAGATAGTGTGGTTGCTGATGCAAGCAGACTCGATTCTATTATTAGCGCTAAGTTGAGCGAAGGCATTCAGACGGAAGTGATCGCTGGTATCATTTTCATTGTTTTCGGGCTGGCAATCATCGCCTTTGCTTCACTGTCTATCGTTAGGCCTATTCGACAAGTTGTTGAGAGACTGAATGACATAGCTTCTGGTGAAGGAGATCTTACTCAGCGATTGGAAGTTAAATCGCAAGATGAGATTGGTCAATTATCGAAAGGCTTCAACCAATTCCTAGATAAACTTCAGCACACGATCAAAGAAGTCATTCAAACCACAGAGCAAGTCGCGAATACAACCAGTCAGGCCAAGTCGTCTGCGTCGAGTACGCGTGAAAGCAGTGAATCTCAATTCAAAGAAGTGGATCTAGTGGCTACCGCTGCCGAAGAGATGACTCAAACTTCGGGCTTAGTGGTGCAAAATGCAGAAATAGCGGTGGATGCCGCTTGTGAAGCGAACCGTTCGGCTCAACAAGGACAAGAGGTTATAGAGCTTTCAGCGGGTGAAATGAGAAAGCTGGTGGATCGTATGTCGAGCGCTGTTCCGATTGTTGAAGAGTTGGCGAAGAACAACGGCAATATTACTGAGATCTTAAGTGTTATTGAGGGGATCTCTGAGCAGACCAACTTACTAGCCTTGAATGCTGCTATTGAAGCCGCGAGGGCAGGGGAGCAAGGTCGAGGTTTTGCTGTGGTTGCTGATGAAGTTCGAAATCTAGCAAGTCGTACACAGTCCTCAGTTGGTGAGATTAGAGCGGTGATCGATAAGGTTCATGCAGGAACACAAGATGTCGTTGAAGCAATACAAGAAGGTAACATACTTGCGAATGATACAGCACTGCACGTTCAGAAAGCGGTTGAAGATCTAGGTTCGATCTTTACTTCTATTGAGGCGATCAGTGATATGAACAGTCAGATCGTTCGAGCCGCTGAAGAGCAGCAATCCGTTTCCGGTGAAGTGAATCAAAGTGTGGTTAACATACGTGATTTAAGCGCGAAGATTCTGGAGCAAGCGGCGGCGTCTGAGCAAGTGGGAAGTGAAATTGACCAATTGTCTCAGCAGCAGAAAAAGCTGGTGAATCAGTTTAAGGTATAG
- a CDS encoding pseudouridine synthase, with translation MSTRSRGASSSDKPARSGTTLKQNGNRPSRGSDKNNTGNSHKKPHSSKHRYKGKPTSAKPKVSLEDRKVILFNKPFDTLSQFTDGEGRKTLADFIPVKDVYAAGRLDRDSEGLMVLTNDGIFQAKLTQPNSKSPKTYWVQVEGAPSEEDLDKLRKGVELKDGMTLPAQIEVMSEPVVWERTPPVRFRAAIPTTWLAITIIEGRNRQVRRMTANIGFPTLRLIRYSMGSMNVGQLQPGEWKEI, from the coding sequence ATGTCTACTCGCTCTCGAGGCGCATCTAGCTCAGACAAACCAGCTCGTTCTGGTACCACATTAAAACAAAACGGTAATAGACCAAGCCGCGGCAGTGATAAAAATAACACTGGCAATTCGCACAAGAAACCGCACTCAAGTAAACACCGATACAAAGGCAAGCCTACTAGCGCAAAACCCAAAGTATCACTTGAAGATCGCAAAGTAATCTTATTCAACAAGCCTTTCGACACCCTCAGTCAATTCACTGATGGTGAAGGCAGGAAAACACTCGCCGACTTCATTCCGGTTAAAGATGTTTATGCTGCCGGACGACTCGACCGTGACAGCGAAGGTTTAATGGTATTGACCAACGATGGAATCTTCCAAGCCAAATTGACTCAACCAAACTCAAAGTCACCGAAGACTTACTGGGTGCAGGTTGAAGGCGCACCTTCTGAGGAAGATTTAGATAAATTGAGAAAAGGCGTAGAACTAAAAGACGGCATGACACTGCCTGCTCAAATTGAAGTGATGTCTGAACCTGTAGTGTGGGAAAGAACCCCTCCCGTGCGTTTCAGAGCCGCAATACCGACAACATGGTTAGCGATTACTATCATTGAAGGGCGTAACCGTCAGGTAAGACGAATGACAGCAAATATCGGCTTCCCTACCCTGCGTCTTATTCGTTACTCGATGGGCAGTATGAATGTGGGGCAACTTCAGCCTGGTGAGTGGAAAGAAATTTAG
- a CDS encoding primosomal replication protein, with translation MNHFSKLKSVLDTLIGHCSQVDKSRGAYHQALFDRTLFKCSASILLPYAMEAQTTYRIILREQANNQLNASRATYLTEKLTNQIAAVQRELANHDLRLDRKSKSGKNLNDLYNELAQHQDWQKRLVDLVRVRKLAFESAPRHSKKKADEAWQLAKERLERCQDSMKNIERLINLENPKRNEH, from the coding sequence ATGAATCATTTTTCAAAACTTAAAAGTGTCCTTGATACCTTGATTGGCCATTGCTCTCAAGTTGATAAATCGAGGGGCGCTTACCATCAAGCGTTATTCGACAGAACCTTATTTAAATGTAGTGCGTCTATTTTACTTCCCTACGCAATGGAAGCTCAGACTACCTACCGCATCATATTGCGAGAGCAAGCCAATAATCAGCTCAATGCATCTCGCGCGACTTACCTAACCGAAAAGTTAACCAATCAGATAGCAGCTGTCCAAAGAGAGTTAGCCAATCACGATTTACGGTTAGATCGAAAAAGTAAGTCAGGAAAAAATCTTAACGACCTATATAACGAACTCGCTCAGCATCAAGATTGGCAAAAGCGGTTGGTCGATTTAGTTCGAGTACGAAAGTTAGCGTTTGAATCTGCGCCTCGCCACAGTAAGAAAAAAGCGGACGAGGCTTGGCAATTAGCAAAAGAACGATTAGAACGCTGCCAAGACTCCATGAAAAATATTGAAAGATTGATCAACTTAGAGAACCCTAAGCGAAATGAGCACTGA
- a CDS encoding NADP-dependent isocitrate dehydrogenase, translating to MPTEKPTIIYTITDEAPALATYSLLPIIQSFTASSGINVDTRDISLAGRIIANFPDYLNEEQRIGDALAELGELAKTPEANIIKLPNISASVPQLQATIKELQSKGYALPNYPEEANTDEEKAVKATYDKIKGSAVNPVLREGNSDRRAPLSVKNYAKKNPHSMGAWSADSKSHVSSMDDKDFFGSEKSVTIEGATEVSIEFVGKDGAKKTLKPAFALQDKEIIDASVMNKAALVAFFEKEIVSAKEQGVLLSLHMKATMMKVSDPVIFGHAVKVYYKDVFAKHGELFEELGVDVNNGIGDVYAKIAALPQDQKEAIEADLQAVYETQPPLAMVDSDRGITNLHVPSDIIVDASMPAMLRSSGQMWDPEGKQKDTKAMIPDRSYASIYQAVIDFCKENGAFDPTTMGSVPNVGLMAQKAEEYGSHDKTFILEAAGQVQVVDASGSVLLEQDVEEGDIFRMCQVKDAPIQDWVKLAVTRARAAGVPAVFWLDAARAHDAQLIKKVEAYLPEYDTDGLEIKILAPLEATQYSLVRIKEGLDTISVTGNVLRDYLTDLFPILELGTSAKMLSIVPLMNGGGLFETGAGGSAPKHVQQVEKENHLRWDSLGEFLALAASLEHLSVVTGNAKAQVLADALDKATGEFLDKNKSPSRRVGELDNRGSHYYLATYWAKALAEQTVDADLAAEFAGVASQLAESEEAIVAELNNAQGPAGDLGGYYLLDDALVSTLMRPSATLNAFIDA from the coding sequence ATGCCTACTGAAAAACCAACGATCATCTATACCATTACAGACGAAGCTCCGGCGCTAGCAACTTACTCTCTGCTACCAATCATTCAATCTTTTACAGCTTCTTCTGGTATTAACGTTGATACTCGCGACATTTCACTTGCAGGGCGCATTATTGCCAACTTCCCTGACTATTTGAACGAAGAGCAACGTATTGGTGATGCACTAGCAGAATTAGGTGAATTGGCTAAGACACCAGAAGCGAACATTATCAAGCTTCCAAACATCTCTGCATCTGTACCTCAGCTTCAAGCAACGATTAAAGAGTTACAGTCAAAAGGTTACGCACTTCCTAATTATCCAGAAGAAGCAAATACTGACGAAGAGAAAGCCGTTAAAGCGACTTACGACAAAATCAAAGGCAGTGCAGTAAACCCTGTGCTACGTGAAGGTAACTCGGATCGTCGTGCTCCACTTTCTGTTAAGAATTACGCGAAGAAAAATCCACACTCAATGGGTGCATGGTCTGCAGATTCTAAGTCGCACGTTTCAAGTATGGACGACAAAGACTTCTTCGGTAGCGAAAAGTCAGTAACGATTGAAGGTGCTACAGAAGTGAGCATTGAATTCGTAGGTAAAGATGGCGCGAAGAAAACACTGAAGCCTGCTTTTGCACTGCAAGATAAAGAGATCATCGATGCTTCAGTAATGAACAAAGCTGCTTTGGTTGCATTCTTTGAAAAAGAGATCGTATCAGCAAAAGAGCAAGGTGTACTGCTTTCTCTTCACATGAAAGCGACGATGATGAAAGTATCTGACCCTGTGATTTTTGGTCACGCGGTTAAGGTTTACTACAAAGACGTATTCGCTAAACACGGTGAGCTATTCGAAGAACTCGGTGTTGATGTTAACAACGGCATCGGCGATGTATACGCAAAAATAGCTGCGCTTCCTCAAGATCAGAAAGAAGCGATCGAAGCTGACCTACAAGCGGTATACGAGACTCAACCACCACTAGCGATGGTAGATTCAGACCGCGGTATTACCAACCTACACGTACCAAGCGATATCATTGTTGATGCATCTATGCCTGCAATGCTGCGTTCTTCAGGTCAAATGTGGGATCCAGAAGGTAAACAAAAAGATACTAAAGCTATGATCCCAGATCGCAGCTACGCAAGCATCTACCAAGCGGTTATTGATTTCTGTAAAGAGAACGGCGCTTTCGATCCAACAACGATGGGTAGCGTACCAAACGTTGGCCTGATGGCTCAAAAAGCGGAAGAGTACGGCTCTCACGACAAGACTTTCATCCTAGAAGCTGCTGGTCAGGTTCAAGTGGTTGACGCTTCTGGTTCTGTTCTTCTTGAGCAAGACGTAGAGGAAGGCGATATCTTCCGTATGTGTCAGGTTAAAGATGCACCAATTCAAGACTGGGTTAAGCTTGCTGTAACTCGCGCACGTGCTGCGGGTGTTCCTGCGGTATTCTGGTTAGATGCAGCTCGAGCACACGACGCTCAGCTTATTAAGAAAGTAGAAGCTTATCTTCCTGAGTACGATACAGATGGTCTTGAAATTAAGATCCTTGCTCCACTTGAAGCAACTCAATACTCTCTGGTTCGTATCAAAGAAGGTCTAGATACTATTTCTGTTACAGGTAACGTATTACGTGATTACCTAACTGATTTGTTCCCAATTCTAGAGCTTGGTACGTCAGCTAAAATGCTGTCGATTGTTCCACTAATGAATGGCGGCGGTCTGTTTGAAACAGGTGCTGGCGGTTCTGCGCCTAAGCACGTGCAACAAGTAGAGAAAGAAAACCATCTGCGTTGGGATTCTTTAGGTGAATTCTTGGCATTAGCGGCATCTTTAGAGCACCTAAGCGTTGTCACTGGTAATGCTAAGGCACAAGTTCTCGCTGATGCGCTTGATAAAGCGACGGGTGAATTCCTAGACAAAAACAAATCGCCTTCACGTCGAGTCGGTGAGCTTGATAACCGTGGTAGCCACTACTACCTAGCAACATACTGGGCTAAAGCACTTGCTGAGCAAACGGTTGATGCCGACCTAGCTGCTGAGTTTGCAGGTGTTGCAAGTCAACTGGCTGAAAGCGAAGAAGCGATTGTTGCTGAGCTAAACAACGCTCAAGGTCCAGCAGGTGATTTAGGGGGTTATTACCTACTTGATGATGCACTAGTTTCAACGCTAATGCGCCCGAGTGCTACATTGAACGCATTCATTGACGCATAG
- the dinG gene encoding ATP-dependent DNA helicase DinG: protein MLTTKIQKSIRTSYQNLQDQLDNFVPRRAQNYLVAEIAKTLCGQYHKSNRMIVAEAGTGIGKSLAYLMATIPVAVLNNRKIVISTATVALQEQLVNKDLPLYRRLTDREFSFILAKGRQRYCCTEKLAAACGVDGGQMAMFDSKPKKKDIEQLQTMYRSLAQGKWDGDRDSWPKPIDNMIWQMIVSDKHSCNNSMPTHRDCPFQKARSELDKVDVIIANHSLVMADADLGGGVILPEPENSIYIFDEAHHLPHVARDHSSAAASLKGAAAWLERLNQSITKLSGLADEKRVHRFRNELQDSVQQLVPTLTQMSKQFDASYFEDGLYRFEHGDLPEWLESESKDLKQLTQKTSQAVAKIADLIAERVKDGELSAKLAEPALAEIGFYIQRTENLAQVWRLMAEPKRQKGAPLARWLELSKESEGDFVVNVSPLEVGWQLDQQIWSRCVGAVLVSATMRALNSFGFFCHQAGISQKEEDGVQFLALASPFDYQNQAELIVPAMKYEPQAPQFTEYLIEILPKVIEDNKANLVLFSSYWQMNKVAEALATDFVKKSWALQVQGDTSRTEILKKHKKLIDQGKTSVLFGTGSFSEGLDLPGELLENLVITKIPFGVPTSPVEQAHSEYIESRGGNPFMQITVPEASKKLIQSVGRLLRKERDSGKVTILDRRIVTKRYGKSLLDSLPPFKRTIKY from the coding sequence ATGCTAACTACTAAAATTCAAAAATCCATTCGCACCAGTTATCAAAACCTCCAAGATCAGTTGGACAACTTTGTACCTAGACGTGCTCAAAATTACCTTGTTGCCGAAATTGCGAAGACACTTTGTGGTCAATACCATAAAAGTAATCGCATGATCGTAGCTGAAGCAGGAACAGGGATCGGAAAATCACTCGCCTATCTCATGGCAACGATTCCTGTCGCTGTGCTCAATAATCGAAAAATCGTCATTTCAACAGCGACGGTTGCGCTTCAAGAACAGCTCGTAAATAAAGACCTCCCTCTATATAGAAGACTTACTGATAGAGAGTTCTCTTTTATACTCGCCAAAGGTAGACAGCGTTATTGTTGTACCGAGAAGTTAGCCGCCGCTTGTGGGGTTGATGGTGGACAAATGGCGATGTTCGACTCTAAGCCAAAGAAGAAAGACATCGAACAGCTTCAAACCATGTATCGTAGTTTGGCTCAAGGTAAATGGGACGGGGATAGAGACTCATGGCCTAAACCAATCGACAATATGATTTGGCAAATGATCGTGAGCGATAAGCACAGCTGTAACAACAGTATGCCGACTCATCGAGATTGTCCTTTCCAGAAAGCACGCTCGGAGCTGGATAAAGTCGATGTGATTATTGCCAATCACAGTTTGGTCATGGCTGATGCTGACCTTGGCGGCGGTGTGATACTTCCAGAACCAGAAAATAGCATCTATATATTTGACGAAGCTCACCACTTACCGCACGTCGCAAGAGACCATTCCTCCGCTGCTGCAAGCTTAAAAGGAGCGGCAGCGTGGTTAGAGCGTCTGAATCAATCCATCACTAAGTTATCGGGTCTGGCTGATGAAAAGCGAGTACATAGATTTAGAAATGAACTGCAAGACTCTGTTCAACAGCTGGTTCCGACTCTGACTCAAATGAGCAAACAATTTGATGCTAGCTACTTTGAAGACGGCCTGTATCGTTTCGAACACGGCGACTTGCCGGAATGGTTGGAAAGCGAATCGAAAGATCTGAAACAGTTGACTCAAAAGACAAGCCAAGCCGTAGCCAAAATCGCTGACCTTATCGCAGAGCGTGTAAAAGATGGAGAGCTTTCGGCAAAGTTAGCAGAACCTGCGCTGGCTGAAATAGGCTTCTATATACAAAGAACAGAAAATCTTGCTCAAGTTTGGCGTTTAATGGCTGAGCCTAAACGCCAAAAAGGTGCGCCTTTGGCGCGTTGGCTTGAATTGAGCAAAGAAAGCGAAGGGGACTTTGTTGTCAATGTCTCTCCGTTAGAAGTTGGTTGGCAGTTAGACCAGCAGATTTGGAGTCGCTGTGTCGGTGCTGTGCTCGTTTCAGCGACAATGAGAGCGCTTAACTCCTTCGGTTTTTTCTGTCATCAAGCCGGTATCAGCCAGAAAGAAGAGGATGGTGTACAGTTTTTAGCATTGGCATCACCATTCGATTACCAAAACCAAGCAGAGCTGATCGTTCCTGCAATGAAGTATGAGCCACAGGCGCCTCAGTTTACTGAATATCTTATTGAAATTTTGCCTAAGGTAATAGAAGACAACAAAGCCAATCTCGTTCTATTCTCTTCTTACTGGCAAATGAACAAAGTTGCCGAAGCTTTGGCAACAGATTTCGTTAAAAAATCATGGGCTTTACAGGTTCAAGGTGATACTTCACGTACTGAAATCCTAAAAAAACATAAAAAGCTAATAGATCAAGGTAAAACAAGCGTTCTATTTGGAACTGGCAGCTTTTCTGAGGGTCTTGATTTACCAGGTGAGCTACTTGAAAATCTGGTCATCACAAAAATCCCATTTGGGGTACCAACCTCACCGGTTGAACAAGCGCACTCTGAATATATCGAATCAAGAGGCGGTAATCCATTCATGCAGATTACCGTTCCTGAAGCGAGTAAAAAGCTTATTCAATCTGTCGGACGGTTACTGCGAAAAGAAAGAGATTCTGGTAAAGTCACGATCCTTGATCGGCGCATAGTGACGAAGCGATACGGGAAATCCTTACTCGACTCGTTACCGCCTTTTAAAAGAACAATAAAATACTAA
- the rsmS gene encoding pleiotropic regulatory protein RsmS translates to MSTDNTSSPLDNAPEEVKLAVDLIYLLESNEIDPKVALEAIKIVQQDLQAKLASSI, encoded by the coding sequence ATGAGCACTGATAACACATCATCACCACTGGATAACGCCCCAGAAGAAGTTAAGTTAGCTGTCGACTTGATCTATCTGCTCGAAAGCAACGAAATCGACCCAAAAGTAGCGTTAGAGGCAATTAAAATTGTCCAACAAGATTTACAAGCCAAACTAGCATCTAGCATCTAG
- a CDS encoding cupin domain-containing protein, producing MYQLSFSMPEFLENYWHKKPTILKGGFQNFVDPISPEELAGLSMEEEVDSRFISNLDNKWEAEHGPFSEDKFGELTETHWQLVVQAANHWHQGANQLTEAFQQLPNWLFDDLMICYSAPQGGVGPHIDQYDVFIIQGQGKRQWKVGAKDVGQYQETIQASALRQIEGFDPIIDETLEPGDILYIPPGFPHEGTTLEPSMSYSIGYRSPKEQELISNFADFVLAHDMGDVHLHDPEFKSQDNYGKIRASDLSNLTEMLMSALEEPETIKDFMGCLLSQSRHQLDIVAPEPLWTAEEIAQHLESEGEIHRVSGLKALYHENESNTAYINGEVVKVEEADSSLLNVLCDDEVINSTTNLSPSGVTVVTELVNKGYWFIED from the coding sequence ATGTACCAACTTAGCTTTTCTATGCCCGAGTTTCTTGAAAACTACTGGCATAAAAAACCAACCATCTTAAAAGGTGGATTCCAAAACTTCGTCGACCCTATTTCACCAGAAGAACTTGCTGGTTTATCGATGGAAGAAGAAGTGGATTCTCGCTTTATATCTAACCTTGATAATAAATGGGAAGCAGAACACGGCCCTTTCTCTGAAGATAAGTTCGGTGAACTCACTGAAACTCATTGGCAACTAGTAGTGCAAGCAGCAAACCATTGGCATCAAGGCGCTAACCAGCTGACTGAAGCCTTTCAACAATTGCCTAACTGGTTATTCGACGATCTGATGATCTGCTACTCAGCACCTCAAGGTGGCGTAGGCCCACATATCGATCAATACGATGTGTTCATCATCCAAGGTCAAGGTAAGCGACAATGGAAGGTTGGAGCAAAAGACGTAGGTCAGTACCAAGAAACCATTCAAGCTTCTGCTCTTCGTCAAATTGAAGGCTTTGACCCAATCATTGATGAAACTTTAGAACCTGGTGATATTCTTTACATCCCGCCAGGTTTTCCTCATGAAGGCACAACCTTAGAACCTTCAATGAGCTACTCTATTGGTTACCGTTCGCCAAAAGAACAAGAGCTAATCAGCAACTTTGCGGATTTTGTACTGGCGCATGATATGGGTGACGTTCACCTGCATGATCCTGAATTCAAATCTCAAGATAACTACGGCAAGATTCGCGCGTCTGATTTGAGTAACCTAACGGAGATGTTGATGTCAGCGCTTGAAGAGCCTGAAACCATCAAAGACTTCATGGGCTGCCTGTTAAGCCAATCACGCCACCAGCTTGATATCGTTGCGCCTGAGCCTCTATGGACAGCAGAAGAGATCGCTCAACACCTAGAGTCAGAAGGTGAGATCCACCGTGTATCTGGCTTAAAAGCGCTCTACCACGAGAATGAAAGCAACACGGCTTACATCAATGGGGAAGTGGTCAAGGTTGAAGAAGCGGATTCATCACTACTAAACGTACTTTGTGACGACGAGGTGATTAATTCAACAACCAATCTTTCGCCTTCAGGTGTAACCGTCGTGACGGAATTGGTGAATAAAGGTTACTGGTTTATCGAAGACTAA
- a CDS encoding porin — MKKTLLALAIAAVSTSAFAVETSSQNSKPVFEFDDMHKDQFSVSGAWGVGGYYDTGTKAFYDDWATGLTLAISYKNNRWVGYFETDLELNYSSDEQKVDIQSGPSTDVDKAWLGFTTDAGVISLGWENDTALDKVDGAGDFTYEFGASAGDASDGFNVAKFQGATSGIAYGISVFDTDDNRDKGEMGYNGYIGVEQEMFNIYAGYEAREDSDYTVTSVSGNVTLDKLKLGLNAWIDDGKVGVENNTTDLKLTGFYASAGYALTEQLTLAAGYATNTTESNVTSDIDQSYMNVAAMYTLSDKVDMGIDIKQELDSGSSSVDEETHVFAAAYYYF, encoded by the coding sequence ATGAAAAAGACTCTATTAGCGCTAGCTATCGCAGCGGTATCAACTTCTGCATTCGCAGTTGAAACAAGTTCTCAAAACTCTAAGCCAGTTTTTGAATTTGATGACATGCATAAAGACCAGTTCTCTGTATCTGGTGCATGGGGTGTTGGTGGTTACTACGACACAGGTACTAAAGCATTCTACGATGATTGGGCTACTGGTCTAACTCTAGCTATTAGCTACAAAAACAACCGTTGGGTTGGTTACTTTGAAACAGACCTAGAGCTAAACTACAGCTCTGATGAGCAAAAAGTTGATATCCAATCTGGTCCTTCTACTGACGTAGATAAAGCATGGTTAGGTTTCACTACTGACGCAGGCGTTATCTCTCTTGGTTGGGAAAACGATACAGCTCTAGATAAAGTAGATGGCGCTGGTGACTTCACGTACGAATTTGGTGCTTCAGCTGGTGATGCTTCTGATGGCTTCAACGTAGCTAAATTCCAAGGTGCTACTTCTGGTATCGCTTACGGTATCTCTGTTTTTGATACTGATGATAACCGTGATAAAGGCGAAATGGGCTACAATGGTTACATCGGTGTAGAACAAGAGATGTTTAACATCTACGCTGGTTACGAAGCACGTGAAGACTCTGATTACACAGTAACTTCTGTTTCTGGTAACGTAACTCTAGATAAACTAAAACTAGGTCTTAACGCTTGGATTGATGATGGTAAAGTTGGCGTTGAAAACAACACAACTGACCTTAAACTAACAGGTTTCTATGCTTCTGCTGGTTACGCTCTAACTGAACAGCTTACTCTTGCTGCTGGTTACGCAACTAACACAACAGAGTCTAACGTTACTTCTGATATCGATCAGTCTTACATGAACGTTGCTGCTATGTACACTCTCAGCGACAAAGTTGACATGGGTATTGATATCAAACAAGAGCTAGATTCAGGCTCTTCAAGCGTTGACGAAGAAACTCACGTATTCGCAGCTGCTTACTACTACTTCTAA